Proteins encoded in a region of the Sterolibacterium denitrificans genome:
- a CDS encoding HlyD family type I secretion periplasmic adaptor subunit, with protein sequence MNKNWKMDSLPTSLPLPSWMVRLRTRLDRLLSRWIPHETKEDLDWVSDADWAHIQQEPLRARFLLRWIGGVLLVLLIWAGFARIDEVTRGTGKVTPSLQLQVIQAVDPGVVSEIAVKDGQSVAQGQLLMKIDQTRFLSSLQENQSQYLALQAKAARLRAIAEGQSFELPPDIEQQVPQIVAQERALYMSKRSELDAQLSIARQQLAQRNQELNEVQARKEQATSSYQLANQELSVTKPLVSKGAVSEVELLRLQRDVARFRGDMDEASAQLVRVQASINEARHKIQDVELNFKNTTSVELAETMAKINSLSAGSAALSDRVKHSNVVSPVKGTVKRMRINTVGGVVQPGTELLEIVPTEDALLLEVRIQPKDVAFLRPGMKTMVRFTAYDFSIYGSLEGVVDHVGADTVTDDKGNSFYIVQVHTLKSSLGKDLPLLPGMQAEVDILTGKKSILSYLLKPILRAHQRAMTER encoded by the coding sequence ATGAACAAAAACTGGAAAATGGATAGCCTGCCGACATCACTGCCCCTGCCATCCTGGATGGTCCGGCTGCGAACCCGCCTGGATCGCCTGCTGTCGCGCTGGATCCCGCATGAAACGAAGGAAGATCTCGACTGGGTCAGCGATGCCGACTGGGCGCACATCCAACAGGAACCGCTGCGCGCCCGCTTCCTGCTGCGCTGGATAGGCGGCGTCCTGCTCGTGCTGCTGATCTGGGCGGGATTCGCCAGGATCGACGAAGTGACGCGCGGTACGGGCAAGGTGACGCCATCCCTGCAACTGCAGGTCATCCAGGCGGTCGATCCGGGCGTGGTCTCGGAAATCGCCGTCAAGGATGGTCAGTCCGTCGCACAGGGACAGTTGCTGATGAAAATCGACCAGACGCGCTTCCTTTCTTCCCTGCAGGAAAACCAGTCGCAATATCTTGCCCTGCAGGCCAAGGCGGCACGGCTTCGGGCGATTGCCGAGGGACAGTCATTCGAATTGCCGCCGGACATCGAGCAGCAGGTTCCGCAGATCGTCGCCCAGGAACGCGCCCTCTACATGTCGAAGCGCTCGGAGCTGGATGCCCAGCTCAGCATCGCGCGTCAGCAGTTGGCGCAACGCAACCAGGAACTCAACGAAGTACAGGCCCGCAAGGAGCAGGCCACCTCATCCTACCAACTGGCCAACCAGGAATTGAGCGTAACCAAGCCGCTGGTCAGCAAGGGCGCGGTCTCGGAAGTCGAACTCCTGCGCCTGCAGCGGGATGTCGCCCGTTTCCGCGGCGACATGGATGAAGCCTCGGCACAACTGGTGCGGGTGCAGGCCAGCATCAACGAAGCGCGGCACAAAATCCAGGACGTCGAACTGAACTTCAAAAACACCACCAGCGTCGAGCTGGCCGAAACGATGGCCAAGATCAACAGTCTCTCGGCGGGCAGCGCCGCCCTGTCCGACCGGGTCAAGCATTCGAATGTCGTTTCTCCGGTCAAGGGCACGGTGAAACGCATGCGGATCAACACCGTCGGCGGCGTGGTCCAGCCGGGAACGGAACTGCTGGAAATCGTGCCGACGGAAGACGCCCTGCTGCTCGAAGTGCGCATCCAGCCCAAGGACGTGGCCTTCCTGCGTCCCGGCATGAAGACCATGGTGCGCTTCACTGCCTACGATTTCTCGATCTATGGCAGCCTGGAAGGCGTGGTCGATCATGTCGGCGCCGATACCGTAACCGACGACAAGGGAAATTCTTTTTACATCGTCCAGGTGCATACGCTCAAGTCGAGCCTGGGTAAAGACTTGCCGCTCCTGCCGGGGATGCAGGCCGAGGTCGACATCCTGACGGGGAAGAAGAGCATCCTTTCCTATCTGCTCAAGCCCATCCTGCGCGCCCACCAGCGTGCGATGACGGAACGCTGA